In Fimbriimonadaceae bacterium, the genomic window CCTACGAAGAGAATGACGGCGTTTGCAAAGTCGGCGCCCGGCACGCAGAACAGCCAGCACGCCGGACTGAACGCGATGCCAACGGCGAGGATGGCGATGATCGGCTTGTTCCCGTACTTATCCCCCAGGTAGCCCCAAACCTTGCCGCTCGTGACCATTCCCGCCGCATGGGCCACACCGGAAATCTGGAGAACCGTGAAGCTCATATCCAACGATTCGAGGGCAAAAGCGGCAAAGAGGTTGCCAGCGAACGACTGGCCGAGCACGAAGATCGCCAGAAAGAGGAGAACGGGCCGAAAGTCGCGATCCATCAGCGGGACCTTGAAAGCCCGCAGTCCCTCGCGCAAGGTCGCCGGTATCGGGTTTGGGCGGACCCGGTCGGTCATCCTTACATAGAGGGCGAAGCTCACCGCAGAGAAGATCGCGGCTGCGATAAACAGCGTGCCGAAACCGACCGCTTCCATATTCGCACGGCGAAACGCATCGAGGACCAACCCGGCGACCAGGCCAGTTGCCGATCCAATCGCGGCCGCAATCGCGTTCCTGCGGCTGAAGAACCAACCACGCGAATTGGTGGGGACCATCTCCGCCAGCCAGTCGGTGTAGATCGGATTGACGAACTGCGTGGCGGCCGAGGCGATTGCCACACAGATGAGTAACAAGAAGAGGCGAAGCTCATTCGGCCACGGAACGAAGGCCAGAACGATCAGCGGAAGGTAGAAAAGCCGCCAAGTGAGGCCGCCGGGGAGCACGAAGTGCTTGTACGTCAGGAACCGTCGGCCGTAAATCGAGCCCGGAATCTGAAGAATCCCACAAAGGCTGGGTACCGCGGCGAGAATGCCGATCCAGGCGTCGCCGCCACCCAGATGCCGAATGAAGCCGACCAGAAACGTTCCAGAGACCAGCGTGGCGAAGGCGGTCGCGAAGGCGCTGTCCAAGTTGGCAAGCCGGAGATTCTGCAGATTCTCGATTCGGCTCGGGACGGCTGCCATGGACGAACTATATTGTGAACCGGCGTACCCGTTTTGAACCGGCGGCTGGCTTGTGCCATCCCGTATACTTGCCTATCGAATGACCCGGGTTCTCGTGATCGAAGACGAAGAGAGTGTCCGTACCGCCGTAAGGCGACGACTGGAACGCCACGGCCTCGATGTCACCACCGCAGATAACTCGGAGATCGGAATCAGGGTCATTCAGGAGTCGGAGCCTCCGTTCGACGTGATCGTCACCGACATGAGCATGGAAGAGCCGGAGGCCGGACTCAAAGTGCTCAACGCTGCGTTTGCCCGCGACCTCTTTGCCGAGGTTATTGTGATGACGGCTTACGGGAATGTCGCTAATGCGGTCGAGTGCATGCGGCGCGGCGCCTTCGACTATTTGGAGAAGAACTCTCCGGGCGTGGACGTCTACGAGCTCCTCACCTTTAAGATCGACGCAGCCATCGATCGCCGCCGGCAGGACGTCCGCGCCATCGAGAAATGGGAACGCGCTGCGCAGGCAAAGCAGGCTCGTTAGGAGCTTTCTTACGGCTGCAGCCTGAATTCATACAGTGCATTTACTGGACTTTCCGGCTTTGCCAAGTACCATATCGTTGTATTGAGGCGGCCTTCAGGTGAAAGCTTGTTGGTGCTCTGTCTGGAAGCCTCACAACCATCTCTAAAATCGGAGAGGAGAAAACACTAAAAATGAAGAAAGGACTGCTTTTTGCACTCGCCATCACTGCGGCAAGCGCCAATGCCTTGGTTTACGAACAGGCTAACACGGCTTACTCCAACATCGTTTCGCAGCAATTCTCGGACTTCCCTGAGTTCACCACATATTGCTCCGACGATATCGCCGATCTCGGACTGATTCGAATCACCTCCGCGATTGCTTGGGGAACTGAGGCCGGCCTCGCCAGTCAAAACGTTTCGGTCCACGTCGGACTCGGTTCGTCGGCAGATGTCGGAAGCATTTTTGCGACCGCTACCGGCACCCAAGTTGGACAGGATCTCGTCTTCGGTAGCCTGAACCTGGTCGCCAGCGGGCCGTTCCACTTCTTCGCATGGGTTAACCGCCCGTTCGGAACCGGTGGTCAATGGTTCTGGAACCTCACTCAGACGGTAACCGGCGACGAAGCCATGCTGCACAACCCGGGCGGCGGATTTGGTCTTGGTACCAGCCCGTTCGGCGTGAGCGCAATCCTTGGCGAGCGACTGGATGCCAGTTTCCGCTTCGAGTACGACATCGTGCCGGAGCCGGCGACGATGATCGCTCTCGGTGCCGGTGTTGCGGCAATTGCAGCTCGACGCCGCCGCAAGTAAGCTCGCTCTACCGCGACTAATTCTTGGCCCCCTTGGCGAGGGGGCCTTTTTGTGTCTACTTGGACGCAAATAATGGCGTAAGTTGCCCGGCTTACGGTTCGGAGTGCTAAATCCCCCACTTTTTTCGTTGGACACGCTTGCTATCGCCGAGACGGACGAGTATAGTTATGGGCAGAGGGCGAATCAGCCGATGCGGACCGCAACTTTGCGGTGTCCGGTGGGGGAAATTCGAACTCATCGCACTCTACGAATCGGAGAGGAGAAAAACTACAATGAAGAAAGCACTGCTTTTTGCACTCGCAATCACCGCCGTCGGCGCTCAGGCTGCAACTTACACCCAGGCCAACACCGGCTACTCGAACATCGTTTCGCAGAAGTTCTCGGACTTCCCGGATTTCGACACTTATACGTCGGATGACGTCAGCGGCCTCGGCAACATCGTGATCACCAAGGCAATCGCTTGGGGTACCGAAGCTGGTCTCGCTTCGCAGAACGTTTCGGTTCACATCGGCATCGGCACCTCGGCCAACGTCGGCAGCATCTTCGCTTCCGCCACCGGCGTGCAGGTCGGCCAGGACCTCACGTTCTCGGGTCTGAACCTTGCTGTCAACGGCAACTTCCAGATCTTCTTCTGGGTCAACCGACCGTTCGGTACGGGCGGCCAGTGGTTCTGGAACGCAACCCAGACCGTGACCGGCAACCAGGCTATGCTCCACAACCCGGGTGGCGGATTCGGTCTCGGCACCAGCCCGTTCCCGATCAGCGACATCCTCGGTGAGAAGCTCGACACCAGCTTCTCGTTCGACTACGACATCGTTCCTGAGCCGGCAACCATGCTCGCTCTCGGCGCCGGCCTCGCAGCGATGGCCCGACGCCGCCGCAAGTAATCTAGACACCGTCTAGGTTCTTCGATTCGGCCCCCTCGATTGAGGGGGCCGTTTTATTCTTGCGCCCGCCGTTCCACAGCTTGTGGAAGCCTTAAGCCGACGGCCATTTTGCCAAAACCGGTAATTTTTCTTTGGCCGACGGCTTGGTTCTTGAATTGTTGGTGTGTATAGTAGAACCAGAGAGAGGATCCGCGTGCGGTCTTGCTATGGACCACAACGCCGGTTCTAACTCACTCTACGAATCGGAGAGGAGAAAAAATACAAATGAAGAAAGCACTGCTTTTTGCACTCGCAATCACGGCTGTTGGCGCTCAGGCTGCTACGTACACCCAGGCTAACACCGGCTACTCGAACATCGTTTCGCAGAAGTTCCCGGACTTCCCGGATTTCGACACTTATACGTCGGATGACGTCAGCGGCCTCGGCAACATCGTGATCACCAAGGCAATCGCTTGGGGTACCGAAGCTGGTCTCGCTTCGCAGAACGTTTCGGTTCACATCGGCATCGGCACCTCGGCCAACGTCGGCAGCATCTTCGCTTCCGCCACCGGCGTGCAGGTCGGCCAGGACCTCACGTTCTCGGGTCTGAACCTTGCTGTCAACGGCAACTTCCAGATCTTCTTCTGGGTCAACCGACCGTTCGGTACGGGCGGCCAGTGGTTCTGGAACGCAACCCAGACCGTGACCGGCAACCAGGCTATGCTCCACAACCCGGGTGGCGGATTCGGTCTCGGCACCAGCCCGTTCCCGATCAGCGACATCCTTGGCGAGCGACTCGACACCAGCTTCCAGCTGGAGTACGACATCGTTCCTGAGCCGGCAACCATGCTCGCTCTCGGCGCCGGCCTCGCTGCGATGGCCCGACGCCGCCGCAAGTAATCTAGACACCGTCTAGGTTTCTTCGATTCGGCCCCCTCCATTGCGAGGGGGCCGTTTCTTTTGTTGACTTGAGCCGCCGTCGATGCCCTATATACTGATGGTTGAGGGAAAGCCATTACGGAGTTTGCTTCATGAGAATCTTCTGGACGGTCGCTTTGGTGCTTTGGGCTGGAGCTGCCCAGTCCCTCGTCTATCAGCAGGACAACACCGGGTATTCCAATATAGTCTCCCAGGAATTCCCCGACTATCCCGACTTCTCGACGTACTCGTCGGACGATGTGCAAGGTCTGGGTCACATCCGGATCACCGGCGCCAGGGCTTGGGGCACGGAGGCGGGCATACCGAGCGAAAATGTGGACGTCGTCATAGGGATCGGAACCTCGGCTTATATTTCCAGCATCTACCTTACTGCGTCTGGCGCGCAAGCCGACACGGACTTGCATTTCACCAATCTCGATCTGGAAGTCTCCGGCGATTTCCGCGTCTTCTTCTGGGTCGTTCGGCCTTACGATTCAGGAGGCCAATGGTTCTGGAACGTAACCCAAACGGTCACTGGAGACCAGCTTTACTTGCAAACCTTCATGAATTTGGAGATCGATCCCTTTCCAATCTCTGACATTCTAGGCGAGCCGCTCGACGGCAGCTTCCGCATCGAATACGAGATCGTTCCTGAGCCATGTGCGGTTCTTGCCCTTGGCGCAGGGCTCGTCACATGGGCATGCAAAAGAGCTGGGAACCGGCGGCCGGGACCCGGCGTTGACAATAGGGGTTAGGCCGGCGCGGACGCCGAGACGGCCCAAGGCAGCCCCGAATTGCGATAATCATGCAATCGACGGCGATGCCAGGTTCGTCGCGGAGGCGGAATGCTGAAATCCTGGGGAAAAGTGATCGACCCCCCTTGACATTTCCTTCCGACCATGCCTATAATAACCCTTGCCCCAGATCGGGGTGCGATCTTTGAAAGCTCAATAGTGACGCATTGATGAGCCAATTATGCGGGGCACCGAAAAGCCAACTCGGCGATCGGTGAACCGTTCCCAGAGACGAGGCTTCGGCCTCACAATTCGATTACAACATCGATCAATCACTTTCTTCGGAGAGTTTGATCATGGCTCAGGACGAACGCTGGCGGCGTGCCTAAAACATGCAAGTCGAACGAGGCCTTCGGGTCTAGTGGCGAACGGCGGAGTAATACATAAGTAACGTGCCCACAAGTCCGGGACAAACGCAGAAATGCCATAAATACCGGATGTGTTCATCGGAGGGCATCCTTTGATGAGTAAACGGTTTTTCGCTTGTGGAGCGACTTATGACACATCAGCTAGTTGGTGGGGTAACGGCCTACCAAGGCTACGACGTGTAGGGGGTCTTAGAGGATGATCCCCCCGAGTGGGACTGAGACACGGCCCACACACCTACGGGTGGCAGCAGTTGGGAATCTTGCACAATGGGGGAAACCCTGATGCAGCGACGCCGCGTGGAGGATGAAGGATCTAGGTCTGTAAACTCCTTTTGTCAGGAAAGACTTAGGACGGTACCTGACGAATAAGCACCGGCTAACTACGTGCCAGCAGCCGCGGTAAGACGTAGGGTGCAAGCGTTGTCCGGATTTACTGGGCGTAAAGGGCGCGTAGGCGGTCTGTTAAGTGTGAAGTGAAATCTCCATCGCTCAACGAGGAAATTGCTTCGCATACTGGCAGACTGGAGGGATGCAGAGGTGAATAGAATTCCTGGTGTACCGGTGACATGGATTGATATCAGGAGGAATACCCAAGGCGAAGGCAGTTCACTGGGCATCATCTGACGCTGAGGCGCGAAAGCGTGGGGAGCAAACAGGATTAGATACCCTGGTAGTCCACGCCCTAAACGATGGATACTAGGCGTAAGAGGTATCGACCCCTCTTGTGCCGCAGCTAACGCATTAAGTATCCCGCCTGGGGAGTACGGCCGCAAGGTTGAAACTCAAATGAATTGACGGGAACCCGCACAAGCGGTGGAGCATGTGGATTAATTCGATACTAACCGAAGAACCTTACCCAGGTTTGACATCGATCGTAAGTCCGAGAAATCGGACCCTCTTCCCACAAGGAAGACGTGAAGACACTTGTTGCATGGCTGTCGTCAGCTCGTGCCGTGAGGTGTTTGGTTAAGTCCAGCAACGAGCGCAACCCTCGTCCTACGTTACCAGCGGGTAAAGCCGGGGACTCATAGGAGACCGCCGATGTAAATCGGAGGAAGGTGGGGATGATGTCAAGTCAGCATGGCAGTTACGCCTGGGGCTTCACACATGCTACAATGGGCGCAACAAAGGGCAGCAATACCGTGAGGTGGAGCAAATCCCAAAAATACGCCCCCAGTTCAGATTGCAGTCTGCAACTCGACTGCATGAAGGCGGAATCGCTAGTAAACGCAGGTCAGCTATACTGCGTTGAATACGTTCCCGGGTTTTGTACACACCGCCCGTCAAGTCACCTGAATTGTCTTCACCCGAAGTCCGTGGCCTAACCGTAAGGAGGGAGCGGCCGAAGGTGAGGGGGGTAAGGGGGACTAAGTCGTAACAAGGTACCCGTACCGGAAGGTGTGGGTGGATCACCTCCTTTAACGAGAAACTAACTCATCGACCCTGTCGACGAGTCATCTCTAGGTCGATCTCACAATGCGTTCGAGCTTTCATTTTCGAAGGCCCTCCAATTGGAGGGCCTTCATCGCTTTAGAAGGAATGGTGCCATTCTTGGTATCCTCTGCAAGTCCGAGCCGGTAGCTCAGTCGGTAGAGCAACGCCCTTTTAAGGCGTGGGTCCTGGGTTCGAGTCCCAGCCGGCTCACCACCACATGCCATGACCGTCAACTTCGACGCCCTGTGGAACTACGACGATCCTGCCGGGACGGAAAGCGCCTTTCGCGAATTGCTGCCCCAACTGGAGGGCGACAAGCGGCTTGAGCTGCAGACCCAAATCGCACGAACCCTTGGGCTTCAGCAGAAGTTCGAAGAGGCTCACGAACTGCTGGATGCGATCGAACCGGCATGCCTTGCCGCCGAAGGTCGGACCCTGGCTCGCTGGCACCTGGAGAAGGGTCGGACGCTGCGTTCCTCTAACCGACAGGCCGAGGCGCTCCCCCATTTCGAGGCTGCCCAACGGATCGCCGACCACAGCGGTGAAGAAGGCCTCGAAGTAGACGCCCTCCACATGCTGGCGATCGCAGATGAACCCGCCAGGCGAATGTCTTGGCACCTGGCCGCGATCGAGAGGGCGGAATCCTCGGAAGATCCCGACGCCCGCCGCTGGCTCGGTTCTCTGCTGAACAACCTCGGATGGACGTACCACGACGAAGGGAGGCTCGACGAAGCGCTGCAGTGCTTTGAGAAGGCGCTGCAAGCTCGCCACGAACAGGGAAAGGAAGGACCGATCCGAGTTGCCCGGTGGACCGTTGCCCGGTGCCTTCGTTCGCTTGGCCGTCATCAGGACGCCCTTGATGCTCAGCTCGCGCTATGGCATGGTGACGCGACCGATGGGTATGTCGCGGAGGAGATCGGTGAGAATCTATTGGCTCTGGACCGCCGAACCGAGGCCGTGCCCTACTTCGCTCAAGCCTACGAGCAGCTGAAGGATGACATCTGGCTGCAGCGGGACGAGTCGGATCGCCTGAAACGATTGCAACAATTAGGCGTAATAACCGGTGTTGCCTCGGGCTGAGCGAAGTTTGGGAAACCGATTCCCCAACGAAGTCGGTAGCCTTGCCAGGGAAGCCCATACCATATATAAAGCTATGAACTGGATACGTGTGCCATCAATCGTCGTGGCCGGATGTCTCGCGGCGTCTGCCGCTCTTGCTCAGGCCGAACCGGCCAAGCAGGATGAGAAAAAGCCGGCACCGCCCCAAGGTCAGGAGACAAAACCGGCGCCAAAACCTGGCCAACTCAAGAACTACGAGGAAATCGTCACCAAAGAAGCGGTAAGCCAAGATGGCCTGTTCAAGGTTCACCGCATCGAAGACAAGATCCTCTGGGAGATACCCGCCGATCGGCTCGGTGTCGAAATGCTGATCTACGCCGAGGCAGCCGAGATTCCGCAGGGGCAAGGCTATCCGGGCCTCGAGCTCGGTTCCAAGGTTGTACGGTTCGCGCGCCGAGGAAACAAGATCTTCATGCGCGCCGTGCCCTACTCCATGCGAACGCACGACAAGGGCAGCCTGAAGATCGGCATGGAAATGTCGAGCGTGGAGCCGATCCTTTCCGCCTTCGACATTCTCACGGAGGGTAAGGACAAATCTGCGGTCATCGACGTGACCCGCTACTTCACAAGCGACCCCGCAGAGTTCTCAGCCAAAGGCATCGTACGAGGCTCAGGCGCAGACCCGGCACGTTCTTACGTCGATCGTGTCAACGCTTTCCCGAAGAACATCGAGACGCGCTCGTTGCTCACCTTCACGTCGCCGGCCGCGAGTGGCGCGTCAGTTCTCGTCCACTACAGCCTGGTCCAACTCCCTGAGAAGCCAATGCTTCCTCGCCTGAAGGACTCGCGAATCGGATATTTCAGCCAGTTCTTCGACGAATATGGTCGACCGGAAAACCGCATGGTCCAGCGAGGCTACATCAACCGCTTCCGCTTGGAAAAGAAGGACCCGAATGCGAAGGTCAGCGACCCGATCGAACCAATCACCTTTTATATCGCTCGGGAAGTTCCGGAGAAGTGGCGAGCAGCCGTAAAGAAGGGCATCGAAGACTGGATTCCGGCCTTTGAGCAGGCGGGATTCTCGAACGCGATTCGGGGCGTCCAAGCGCCGACCCGTGAACAGGATCCGACCTGGGATGCTGAGGACGTGCGCTACTCCGTTATTCGATGGGCGCCGTCGCCCGTCGCCAACGCGATGGGGCCATCGGTTCAGGACCCCCGTACCGGAGA contains:
- the rssB gene encoding Regulator of RpoS — its product is MTRVLVIEDEESVRTAVRRRLERHGLDVTTADNSEIGIRVIQESEPPFDVIVTDMSMEEPEAGLKVLNAAFARDLFAEVIVMTAYGNVANAVECMRRGAFDYLEKNSPGVDVYELLTFKIDAAIDRRRQDVRAIEKWERAAQAKQAR